In one Candidatus Planktophila vernalis genomic region, the following are encoded:
- a CDS encoding GNAT family N-acetyltransferase, with translation MTYSWPVVLKSEDLTLQALRFRDRPRWNNVRAENRDWLSPWEATIPLIPGDAAENASRLPSYFEMVRTLNSEARSGRSFSFAIWHQRNLIGQISLGGVILGAMRGGHIGYWIDKNYSNRGFTTQAVTALTEYSFSALNLHRIEINLRPENAASRRVAEKAGYIFEGERPRYLHIAGNWRDHVVFVKENPAIK, from the coding sequence ATGACTTATTCGTGGCCGGTAGTACTAAAGAGTGAAGATCTAACTCTGCAGGCATTGAGATTTAGAGATCGCCCTCGTTGGAATAATGTCCGTGCTGAAAATCGTGATTGGTTATCTCCCTGGGAGGCGACAATTCCCTTGATTCCTGGGGATGCGGCAGAAAACGCCAGCCGTCTACCTTCTTACTTTGAAATGGTGCGAACCCTTAACTCTGAGGCTCGAAGTGGCCGCTCATTTTCATTTGCTATCTGGCATCAGCGCAATTTAATTGGGCAGATTTCACTCGGGGGAGTAATTCTTGGCGCAATGCGAGGTGGCCATATTGGATATTGGATTGATAAGAACTATTCAAATAGGGGCTTTACGACGCAAGCGGTAACGGCTCTAACTGAGTATTCATTTTCTGCGCTGAATCTTCATCGAATTGAAATCAATTTACGGCCAGAAAATGCAGCCTCAAGGCGAGTAGCTGAGAAAGCTGGCTACATCTTTGAAGGTGAACGTCCCCGTTATTTACATATCGCTGGAAATTGGCGAGACCATGTCGTATTCGT
- the glp gene encoding gephyrin-like molybdotransferase Glp: MAEHTRVDEFLTSLIAICKPLDSFEMPLLDAHGATLSQDVFAGERLVMKAGSRIRSTQIGLAASIGLDHLPTRPHPRVVVMSAGPDLVEPGKTLKDDEEFETNSWMLTTAVREVGAVAYRVHSIPDDEAQLQNLIEDQLVRADLIIISGERHDDSFDLITRTISNMGEITTVDMAIEMSGRHNFGLIGPDKTPIITLPGDPIAAYISFELFVRPMIRTMLGAATIHRPSVKAKLEKAIESSEGMRSYIRAALSEDGKSVTPLTHQEEISTLSDASAFIAVGEKDVSLKAGDEVTVVILERRYI, from the coding sequence AAATGCCATTACTTGATGCCCATGGCGCGACGTTGTCACAAGATGTCTTTGCAGGAGAGCGCTTGGTAATGAAAGCCGGATCTAGAATCCGCTCAACTCAGATTGGCTTAGCTGCATCAATCGGGCTCGATCACTTACCAACAAGACCACACCCACGTGTTGTGGTGATGTCAGCTGGTCCAGATTTAGTTGAACCAGGTAAGACACTTAAAGATGATGAAGAATTCGAGACTAACTCGTGGATGCTTACAACTGCTGTGCGTGAAGTTGGCGCAGTTGCTTATCGCGTGCACTCAATCCCAGATGATGAAGCCCAGCTACAGAACTTAATTGAAGACCAATTAGTACGTGCTGACTTAATAATTATTAGCGGTGAGCGCCATGATGATTCATTTGACTTGATCACACGAACTATTTCTAACATGGGCGAAATTACTACGGTGGACATGGCAATAGAGATGAGCGGTCGACATAACTTTGGACTTATTGGTCCTGACAAGACTCCGATTATTACTCTTCCTGGAGATCCAATCGCGGCTTATATTTCATTTGAACTCTTTGTTCGCCCAATGATTCGCACGATGTTAGGCGCAGCAACAATCCATCGTCCAAGTGTTAAGGCTAAGTTAGAAAAAGCGATTGAATCTAGCGAAGGTATGCGCTCCTATATTCGCGCCGCCCTGTCTGAAGATGGGAAATCGGTAACTCCACTGACGCATCAAGAGGAAATCTCAACACTTTCAGATGCATCTGCTTTTATCGCCGTGGGTGAAAAAGATGTAAGTTTAAAAGCTGGCGATGAAGTAACTGTTGTAATTTTAGAGCGCAGATACATTTAA